In Nymphaea colorata isolate Beijing-Zhang1983 chromosome 3, ASM883128v2, whole genome shotgun sequence, a genomic segment contains:
- the LOC126409943 gene encoding uncharacterized protein LOC126409943, translating to MADSQNVPGILPQVQQSRAPFLGGSQGVPGPMMQPQATPFVGASHASVAPPMQAAPAPFSGGQSCSPTMRPPAPPFLGATQSVPPLMQAPAAPFMGSSQPMPPPMQQPPPPFVGGSQVMHPPPPPTSLPYGSQPWPSQLAQTPQDLKSKVRQLVHGISLRAARQ from the exons ATGGCTGATAGTCAGAACGTTCCCGGCATCCTGCCGCAGGTTCAACAGTCTCGCGCCCCATTTTTAGGTGGCAGCCAAGGAGTACCGGGTCCAATGATGCAGCCCCAGGCGACGCCGTTCGTGGGCGCTAGTCATGCTTCAGTTGCCCCACCGATGCAAGCAGCCCCAGCGCCATTCAGCGGTGGCCAATCTTGTTCACCCACTATGCGGCCGCCTGCACCTCCGTTCTTGGGAGCTACTCAGAGCGTACCCCCGTTGATGCAGGCACCTGCAGCACCATTTATGGGTAGCAGCCAACCTATGCCACCTCCCATGCAACAGCCTCCTCCGCCATTTGTAGGTGGTAGTCAAGTCATGCATCCGCCACCACCACCCACGTCCTTACCGTACGGCTCCCAACCATGGCCGAGTCAGCTCGCTCAGACTCCACAA GACCTGAAGTCAAAGGTGAGGCAGTTGGTGCATGGGATCAGCTTGCGTGCTGCAAGGCAGTAG